A genome region from Paramisgurnus dabryanus chromosome 12, PD_genome_1.1, whole genome shotgun sequence includes the following:
- the igfbp3 gene encoding insulin-like growth factor-binding protein 3 isoform X2 yields the protein MTGLCALCLTALLAAFARLAESVSPVVRCEPCDDGALVLCKPLPRDCSESVREPGCGCCMTCALSEGQACGVYTARCGTGLSCLHRPGEIKPLQALLEGRGACTKAPDKGSVGNPVGPQGHDNPDEEGEEHISNGTRITGAVATEVVQHTTVVSRDTQGGQRTAPEAKSSSQHNSKLMTMQKEQDKKSQSFYKVEPVSNGVHTDIQNFSLESKRETEYGPCRREMESVLKSFKISNVLNPRGFRIPNCDQRGFYKKKQCQPSKGRKRGYCWCVDKYGQSLPGFDKKDKGQVHCYNLEKK from the exons ATGACGGGACTGTGTGCGCTCTGCCTGACCGCCCTCCTCGCAGCGTTCGCCCGGCTGGCTGAAAGCGTCAGCCCCGTGGTCCGTTGCGAGCCGTGCGACGACGGAGCGCTGGTGCTGTGTAAACCGCTGCCCCGGGACTGCAGCGAGAGCGTACGGGAGCCGGGTTGCGGATGCTGCATGACGTGCGCGCTCAGCGAGGGCCAGGCGTGCGGAGTGTACACGGCGCGCTGCGGTACCGGGCTGAGCTGTCTGCATCGTCCGGGGGAGATCAAACCGCTGCAGGCTCTGCTGGAGGGACGGGGAGCGTGCACGAAAGCACCAGATAAAGGGTCGGTGGGTAATCCGGTGGGACCTCAGGGACACG ATAACCCTGATGAGGAAGGAGAGGAACATATCTCCAATGGTACCCGGATAACAGGCGCTGTGGCAACTGAAGTGGTCCAGCACACCACAGTTGTTTCCAGAGACACGCAGGGAGGGCAGCGGACCGCGCCAGAGgccaaaagttcttcacaacaCAACAGTAAACTGATGACAATGCAAAAAGAACAAGATAAGAAATCCCAAAGCTTTTATAAAGTGGAACCGGTGTCCAACGGGGTCCATACAGATATTCAAAACTTCAGTCTGGAGTCAAAAAGAGAAACTGAATAT GGCCCGTGCCGTCGGGAGATGGAGAGCGTTCTGAAGAGTTTTAAGATCTCAAACGTGCTGAACCCAAGAGGCTTCCGCATTCCAAACTGTGACCAAAGGGGTTTCTACAAGAAAAAACAG TGTCAGCCATCCAAAGGCCGCAAAAGAGGTTACTGCTGGTGCGTCGACAAGTACGGACAGTCTCTGCCAGGCTTCGACAAAAAGGATAAAGGCCAAGTCCACTGCTATAACCTGGAGAAGAAATAA
- the igfbp3 gene encoding insulin-like growth factor-binding protein 3 isoform X1, whose amino-acid sequence MTGLCALCLTALLAAFARLAESVSPVVRCEPCDDGALVLCKPLPRDCSESVREPGCGCCMTCALSEGQACGVYTARCGTGLSCLHRPGEIKPLQALLEGRGACTKAPDKGSVGNPVGPQGHDNPDEEGEEHISNGTRITGAVATEVVQHTTVVSRDTQGGQRTAPEAKSSSQHNSKLMTMQKEQDKKSQSFYKVEPVSNGVHTDIQNFSLESKRETEYGPCRREMESVLKSFKISNVLNPRGFRIPNCDQRGFYKKKQKGIVEPYSQSTPPLPSNLLDPSPDHRSLYCNLIIYKCSSGFQYT is encoded by the exons ATGACGGGACTGTGTGCGCTCTGCCTGACCGCCCTCCTCGCAGCGTTCGCCCGGCTGGCTGAAAGCGTCAGCCCCGTGGTCCGTTGCGAGCCGTGCGACGACGGAGCGCTGGTGCTGTGTAAACCGCTGCCCCGGGACTGCAGCGAGAGCGTACGGGAGCCGGGTTGCGGATGCTGCATGACGTGCGCGCTCAGCGAGGGCCAGGCGTGCGGAGTGTACACGGCGCGCTGCGGTACCGGGCTGAGCTGTCTGCATCGTCCGGGGGAGATCAAACCGCTGCAGGCTCTGCTGGAGGGACGGGGAGCGTGCACGAAAGCACCAGATAAAGGGTCGGTGGGTAATCCGGTGGGACCTCAGGGACACG ATAACCCTGATGAGGAAGGAGAGGAACATATCTCCAATGGTACCCGGATAACAGGCGCTGTGGCAACTGAAGTGGTCCAGCACACCACAGTTGTTTCCAGAGACACGCAGGGAGGGCAGCGGACCGCGCCAGAGgccaaaagttcttcacaacaCAACAGTAAACTGATGACAATGCAAAAAGAACAAGATAAGAAATCCCAAAGCTTTTATAAAGTGGAACCGGTGTCCAACGGGGTCCATACAGATATTCAAAACTTCAGTCTGGAGTCAAAAAGAGAAACTGAATAT GGCCCGTGCCGTCGGGAGATGGAGAGCGTTCTGAAGAGTTTTAAGATCTCAAACGTGCTGAACCCAAGAGGCTTCCGCATTCCAAACTGTGACCAAAGGGGTTTCTACAAGAAAAAACAG AAAGGTATTGTGGAACCATACAGCCAGTCCACCCCCCCTCTTCCATCCAACCTGCTGGATCCATCACCTGACCACAGGTCCTTGTATTGTAACCTCATCATTTATAAATGTAGCTCTGGTTTCCAGTACACTTAA